In Methanothermobacter sp., a genomic segment contains:
- a CDS encoding chitobiase/beta-hexosaminidase C-terminal domain-containing protein has protein sequence MVIAGMGQTAATEDISVGELPRGDSGDFVVTSAPADGVYYTIDGSIPTANSTRYTSPIVLNGTLNIKYMIIKNGTVKYGIINHVLTGNITNRTYPKLIFNQTPIIELVNGTYYQIGNGNITLYNGTIALTGNTILKYFKNSTNTTMMGIIKNTPAIVVNKIKWMKVKFKRWYRKGGKWRYYWTYRWVKRIYQELQATA, from the coding sequence ATGGTTATTGCCGGAATGGGACAGACAGCTGCAACCGAGGATATAAGTGTTGGAGAACTACCAAGAGGGGACTCAGGTGACTTTGTCGTAACATCGGCACCCGCAGATGGCGTTTACTACACCATTGATGGTTCCATCCCGACAGCCAATAGTACAAGGTACACATCTCCGATTGTCCTCAACGGGACACTGAACATAAAGTACATGATAATCAAAAACGGCACAGTGAAATACGGCATAATAAACCACGTCCTAACAGGAAACATCACCAATAGAACATACCCCAAACTGATATTCAACCAGACACCAATCATAGAACTTGTAAATGGTACATACTATCAGATAGGCAACGGCAACATAACACTCTACAACGGGACAATTGCCCTGACAGGAAACACAATCCTGAAATACTTCAAAAACAGCACAAACACAACAATGATGGGCATAATCAAAAACACACCTGCAATAGTTGTCAATAAGATCAAATGGATGAAGGTCAAGTTTAAGAGATGGTACAGAAAAGGCGGTAAGTGGAGATACTACTGGACCTACAGATGGGTAAAAAGGATTTACCAGGAACTTCAGGCCACAGCCTGA